One window from the genome of Podospora pseudocomata strain CBS 415.72m chromosome 6, whole genome shotgun sequence encodes:
- the CTK2 gene encoding RNA polymerase II C-terminal domain kinase beta subunit (COG:D; EggNog:ENOG503NXPS), whose product MAPSAANPTAPAANGQSAAPADDVPIGPVTGLSEMATQYISEQTLQQRLKAIAYEEAKDDHYRIRGVQLIDNVREALQLPIKTFDTAAIYYHRFRIRFPSSEYNYEDVALAALFVACKSEDTIKKSRDILCAAHNLRSPHDKKTPDDKHFDAPSKFTIGLERHILETIGFDFRAPYPQKLLIKMAKKLVPEGERNMKFPRGEWSTLTSSEKLLHTAYDMSIDIYKTFVPIKQTALTMVLSIVRLTAMLMEQSLEPPRFKTKVASRTQEACVYETMLDLMDLYTTHPRSTKVGLNYELQHLMDVKIEINKRMTAEGFQRYNAMCKKCTDQPDNRSVTPGSVTSPATNISGTGGTSVKRKRANSEGTLRFVFDVGAARQERNLAATYFNDEYEEYEVEVEEEIKVPPTDPRHNAGGGRGSHHGHHGGHHNNRHDYGYHNRGGRHPYHDNRHRGNRRGGAGMN is encoded by the exons ATGGCACCATCCGCGGCGAACCCGACGGCTCCGGCCGCTAACGGACAGTCCGCCGCCCCCGCCGACGATGTCCCGATAGGACCTGTCACCGGCCTGTCTGAGATGGCCACCCAGTACATCTCGGAGCAGACACTACAACAGAGGCTCAAGGCCATAGCGTACGAAGAGGCAAAGGACGACCATTATAGGATAAGAGGCGTCCAATTGATTGACAACGTCCGCGAGGCACTGCAATT ACCCATCAAGACATTCGATACCGCAGCGATATACTACCACCGATTTCGGATCAGGTTTCCAAGTAGCGAATACAACTATGAAGATGTTGCACTTGCCGCTTTGTTTGTGGCCTGCAAGTCTGAGGATACCATCAAAAAGTCACGAGATATTCTCTGCGCTGCCCATAACCTACGGTCACCCCACGACAAGAAGACACCCGATGACAAG CATTTTGACGCCCCCTCCAAGTTCACGATAGGACTTGAACGCCACATTCTCGAAACCATCGGCTTCGACTTTCGAGCGCCATACCCGCAGAAGTTGTTGATcaagatggccaagaagctggtACCGGAAGGGGAGCGCAACATGAAGTTTCCACGGGGAGAATGGAGCACGCTCACTTCATCGGAAAAACTACTACATACGGCCTACGACATGTCCATTGACATTTACAAGACCTTCGTGCCCATCAAGCAGACAGCCCTCACCATGGTGTTGTCTATTGTGAGACTCACGGCCATGTTGATGGAACAAAGCTTGGAGCCGCCGAGGTTCAAAACGAAGGTGGCATCGCGTACGCAAGAAGCGTGTGTGTATGAGACGATGTTGGATCTTATGGATCTGTACACTACCCACCCACGTTCCACCAAGGTCGGACTCAACTACGAGCTTCAGCACCTGATGGATGTCAAGATCGAGATCAACAAGAGAATGACAGCCGAAGGCTTTCAGCGATACAACGCCATGTGCAAAAAGTGCACCGATCAACCTGACAACCGTTCTGTCACGCCGGGGTCCGTAACCTCGCCAGCAACCAACATCTCCGGGACCGGGGGGACCTCAGTTAAGCGCAAGAGGGCGAACAGCGAAGGCACCCTGCGCTTCGTGTTTGACGTGGGAGCTGCCCGCCAGGAACGAAATCTGGCTGCGACATATTTCAACGACGAATACGAGGAGtacgaggtggaggtggaagaagagatcAAGGTCCCACCAACTGACCCCCGGCATAACGCGGGCGGCGGACGGGGCAGCCATCACGGGCACCACGGTGGCCACCACAACAATCGACACGACTACGGCTACCACAACAGAGGCGGTAGGCACCCATATCACGATAACCGACACAGGGGCAACCGGCGAGGAGGCGCTGGGATGAACTAG